A DNA window from Micromonospora sp. NBC_01739 contains the following coding sequences:
- a CDS encoding amidohydrolase, producing MNENPSTLFRGGVLHCPADPSATALLVRDGRIAWLGADADAPPADRVVDLGGALVTPAFVDAHVHVSDTGLALSGLDLSGVRSAGELLDAVSVFAAGLPADAVVLGHGWDESTWAVPQPPSAAELGRAAGGRRVYLSQASIHSALVSSALLAACPQAAEAVGYDGSGWLRLDAHHVVRAAARGSVTRAQRVAAQRVALAHAASLGIAAVHECGGPEISDEEDFTGLLAISGAGVPEVYGYWGELGGAARARELGAVGAGGDLFADGALGSRTAFLSDAYVDGVGCGHGYLSAEQVRDHLLDCAAHGMQGGFHAIGDAAISTVLEGFAGAARRLGTDRVRAARHRVEHAEVMDRRLIAGFVEYGVVASMQPAFDRLWGGAGRMYEARLGLERSLASNPMGAMHGVGVALAFGSDSPVTPLDPWGSVRAAVAHHSPVQRMTVRAAFAAHTRGGWRAVHLDSEGVLALGAPATFAVWSTPAGLQGGLPVLQAEDPELRGAQDPTPLPVCQATVLRGDVIFQREGLS from the coding sequence ATGAACGAGAACCCCTCGACGTTGTTCCGCGGTGGCGTGTTGCATTGTCCGGCGGATCCTTCCGCTACGGCGTTGTTGGTGCGGGATGGGCGGATTGCCTGGTTGGGGGCGGACGCGGATGCGCCGCCGGCGGACCGGGTGGTGGACCTGGGTGGGGCGTTGGTGACCCCGGCTTTCGTGGACGCGCATGTGCATGTCAGTGACACCGGGCTGGCGTTGTCGGGGCTGGATCTGTCCGGGGTGCGGTCGGCCGGGGAGTTGCTGGACGCGGTGTCGGTGTTCGCGGCGGGGTTGCCGGCGGATGCGGTGGTGTTGGGGCACGGCTGGGACGAGTCGACCTGGGCGGTGCCGCAGCCGCCGTCGGCGGCGGAGTTGGGGCGGGCGGCCGGTGGGCGGCGGGTGTACCTGTCCCAGGCGTCGATTCATTCGGCGTTGGTGTCCTCGGCGTTGTTGGCGGCGTGTCCGCAGGCGGCGGAGGCGGTCGGGTACGACGGGTCGGGTTGGTTGCGGCTGGACGCGCACCATGTGGTGCGGGCGGCGGCGCGGGGGTCGGTGACGCGGGCGCAGCGGGTGGCGGCGCAGCGGGTGGCGTTGGCGCATGCGGCGTCGTTGGGGATCGCGGCGGTGCACGAGTGTGGTGGGCCGGAGATCTCCGACGAGGAGGATTTCACCGGGTTGTTGGCGATCTCGGGTGCCGGGGTGCCGGAGGTGTACGGGTACTGGGGTGAGTTGGGTGGTGCGGCGCGGGCGCGGGAGTTGGGTGCGGTGGGTGCCGGTGGTGATCTGTTCGCCGACGGTGCCCTGGGGTCGCGTACGGCGTTTCTGTCGGATGCGTATGTCGACGGTGTGGGCTGTGGGCACGGGTATCTGAGCGCGGAGCAGGTGCGTGATCATCTGTTGGACTGTGCGGCGCATGGGATGCAGGGCGGGTTCCATGCGATCGGGGATGCGGCGATCTCGACGGTGTTGGAGGGGTTCGCGGGGGCGGCGCGGCGGTTGGGTACGGATCGGGTGCGGGCGGCTCGGCATCGGGTGGAGCATGCGGAGGTGATGGATCGGCGGTTGATCGCCGGTTTCGTGGAGTACGGGGTGGTGGCGTCGATGCAGCCGGCGTTCGACCGGTTGTGGGGTGGTGCGGGGCGGATGTATGAGGCGCGGTTGGGGTTGGAGCGGTCGTTGGCGTCGAATCCGATGGGGGCGATGCACGGGGTGGGGGTGGCGTTGGCGTTCGGTTCGGATTCGCCGGTGACGCCGTTGGATCCGTGGGGTTCGGTGCGGGCGGCGGTGGCGCATCACAGTCCGGTGCAGCGGATGACGGTGCGGGCGGCGTTCGCGGCGCACACCCGGGGTGGGTGGCGGGCGGTGCATCTGGACAGTGAGGGGGTGTTGGCGTTGGGGGCGCCGGCGACCTTTGCGGTGTGGTCGACGCCGGCGGGGCTTCAGGGGGGTCTGCCGGTGTTGCAGGCGGAGGATCCGGAGTTGCGGGGGGCGCAGGATCCGACGCCGTTGCCGGTGTGTCAGGCGACGGTGTTGCGCGGTGATGTGATCTTTCAGCGGGAAGGGCTGTCGTGA
- a CDS encoding zinc-binding alcohol dehydrogenase has product MTSPVGLHRVVEPAGVLPQAAWRLDARAEIAANEVRIRVERLNLDAASFRQLFDKHGGDGAAVRAEVLEIISTRGKMQNPVTGSGGMLIGTVEEAGRRSPLGLKPGERVATLVSLTLTPLVVTDGLARWDGLSEQVPCEGWAILFARSIAAVLPEDLDPQLSLAVLDVCGAPALTARVVSRCVAERSGDRPVSVAVIGGAGKSGSLSLAAARQAGAGRTVGVVPVVAERDALVAAGLCDAVVLADARDPVGLSTAVTTALGAPADVTVVCVDVPGCEHGAVLATADGGTVIFFSMATSFAAAALGAEGLAADVTMLVGNGYVPGHAELALGLLRSDPGVRGLFEARLAAD; this is encoded by the coding sequence GTGACGTCACCGGTGGGTCTGCACCGCGTCGTGGAGCCGGCGGGGGTGCTGCCGCAGGCGGCCTGGCGGCTGGATGCGCGTGCGGAGATCGCGGCGAACGAGGTGCGGATCCGGGTGGAGCGGCTGAACCTGGACGCGGCGAGTTTCCGTCAGCTGTTCGACAAGCACGGCGGTGACGGTGCTGCGGTGCGCGCCGAGGTGCTGGAGATCATCTCTACCCGGGGCAAGATGCAGAACCCGGTGACCGGGTCGGGTGGCATGTTGATCGGCACGGTCGAGGAGGCCGGGCGGCGTTCGCCGTTGGGTCTGAAGCCGGGGGAGCGGGTCGCCACCCTGGTGTCGTTGACCTTGACGCCGCTGGTGGTCACGGACGGTCTGGCCCGGTGGGACGGGCTCAGCGAGCAGGTGCCGTGTGAGGGGTGGGCGATTCTGTTCGCCCGGTCGATCGCGGCGGTGTTGCCGGAGGATCTGGATCCGCAGTTGTCGCTGGCGGTGCTGGATGTGTGTGGGGCGCCGGCGTTGACGGCGCGGGTGGTGTCGCGGTGTGTGGCCGAGCGGTCGGGGGATCGGCCGGTGTCGGTGGCGGTGATCGGTGGTGCGGGCAAGAGTGGCTCGTTGTCGCTGGCGGCGGCGCGGCAGGCGGGGGCGGGTCGTACGGTCGGGGTGGTGCCGGTGGTGGCGGAGCGGGACGCCCTGGTGGCGGCCGGGTTGTGTGATGCGGTGGTGTTGGCCGACGCGCGGGATCCGGTGGGGTTGTCCACGGCGGTGACGACCGCGCTGGGGGCGCCGGCTGATGTGACCGTGGTGTGTGTGGATGTGCCGGGGTGTGAGCACGGGGCGGTGTTGGCCACGGCGGACGGCGGCACAGTGATCTTTTTCTCGATGGCGACGAGTTTCGCCGCGGCGGCGTTGGGGGCCGAGGGGCTGGCGGCGGACGTGACGATGCTGGTCGGCAACGGGTACGTGCCGGGGCACGCGGAGTTGGCGTTGGGGTTGTTGCGCAGTGATCCGGGGGTGCGGGGCCTGTTCGAGGCGCGGCTGGCGGCAGACTGA
- a CDS encoding KamA family radical SAM protein produces the protein MTQTHPPVQRTAPPQPAPVDTPGQPYEYRRTPLVEPDWTRFPGWRHVTRDQWENAQWQRVNCVKNVKQLRTVLGDTVDESFYADLEADQRALATMSMLVPPQMINTMVPFAPPTTEALLADPIRRYMIPVASDRRTDWPSHPYASRDSLHEHDMWVAEGLTHRYPTKVLAELLATCPQYCGHCTRMDLVGNSTPAVDKLKLSLKPVDRYDAHINYLKTHPGVRDVVVSGGDVANIPWRNLESYLMRLLEIETIRDIRLATKALMGLPQHWLQPDVVEGLERVARTAARRGVNLAIHTHVNHAQSLTPLVAKAAQTALDVGVRDVRNQGVLMRGVNATSKDLLDLCFALQGEAGILPYYFYMCDMIPNAEHWRVPVWHAQQLQHDIMGYLPGYATPRIVCDVPFVGKRWVHMITEYDRERGISYWTKNYRTSIESADLAALNKRYAYYDPIDTLPEAGQQWWLTHRDE, from the coding sequence GTGACCCAGACCCACCCGCCGGTGCAGCGCACCGCGCCACCCCAGCCGGCCCCCGTCGACACCCCCGGCCAGCCCTACGAATACCGCCGCACCCCCCTGGTCGAACCCGACTGGACCCGCTTCCCCGGCTGGCGCCACGTCACCCGCGACCAGTGGGAGAACGCCCAATGGCAGCGGGTCAACTGCGTCAAGAACGTCAAACAACTGCGCACCGTGCTCGGCGACACCGTCGACGAGAGCTTCTACGCCGACCTGGAAGCCGACCAACGCGCCCTGGCCACCATGTCCATGCTGGTGCCACCCCAGATGATCAACACCATGGTGCCCTTCGCGCCACCGACCACCGAAGCCCTGCTAGCCGACCCCATCCGGCGCTACATGATCCCGGTGGCCTCCGACCGACGCACCGACTGGCCCTCCCACCCCTACGCCAGCCGTGACTCCCTGCACGAACACGACATGTGGGTAGCCGAGGGCCTGACCCACCGCTACCCCACCAAGGTCCTCGCCGAACTCCTCGCCACCTGCCCCCAGTACTGCGGCCACTGCACCCGCATGGACCTGGTCGGCAACTCCACCCCCGCGGTCGACAAGCTCAAACTCAGCCTCAAACCCGTCGACCGGTACGACGCCCACATCAACTACCTGAAAACCCACCCCGGCGTACGCGACGTGGTCGTCTCCGGCGGAGACGTGGCAAACATCCCCTGGCGCAATCTCGAGTCCTACCTGATGCGCCTGCTGGAGATCGAAACCATCCGGGACATCCGACTCGCCACCAAGGCCCTCATGGGCCTGCCTCAGCACTGGCTCCAGCCCGACGTCGTCGAGGGCCTGGAACGGGTCGCCCGCACCGCCGCCCGCCGCGGCGTCAACCTGGCCATCCACACCCACGTCAACCACGCCCAGTCGCTGACCCCCCTGGTCGCCAAGGCCGCCCAGACCGCCCTGGACGTCGGGGTACGCGACGTCCGCAACCAGGGTGTGCTGATGCGCGGCGTCAACGCCACCAGCAAGGACCTGCTCGACCTGTGCTTCGCCCTGCAGGGGGAAGCCGGCATCCTGCCGTACTACTTCTATATGTGCGACATGATCCCCAACGCCGAACACTGGCGGGTCCCGGTCTGGCACGCCCAGCAGCTCCAGCACGACATCATGGGCTACCTGCCCGGGTACGCCACCCCCCGGATCGTCTGCGACGTGCCCTTCGTCGGCAAGCGCTGGGTGCACATGATCACCGAGTACGACCGCGAGCGCGGCATCTCCTACTGGACCAAGAACTACCGCACCTCGATCGAGTCCGCCGACCTGGCGGCCCTGAACAAGCGGTACGCCTACTACGACCCGATCGACACCCTGCCCGAGGCCGGCCAGCAGTGGTGGCTGACCCACCGCGACGAGTAG
- a CDS encoding CsbD family protein yields MSFIDKAKSKVEEMSGTAKERIGDMADNERMRAEGAGKQAEARARQAGEDAKSKAKNAFNR; encoded by the coding sequence ATGAGCTTCATCGACAAGGCGAAGAGCAAGGTCGAGGAGATGAGCGGCACCGCCAAGGAGCGCATCGGCGACATGGCCGACAACGAGCGGATGCGGGCCGAGGGGGCCGGTAAGCAGGCTGAGGCCCGGGCCCGGCAGGCCGGCGAGGACGCCAAGAGCAAGGCGAAGAACGCCTTCAACAGGTGA
- a CDS encoding histidine phosphatase family protein yields the protein MGQITLIRHGATAWSTAGRHTSYTDLELTPDGERQARSLGPALAEERFVAVLASPRLRAVHTARLADLGITDTDEDLAEWNYGDHEGRTTADIHQEHPGWSVWTDGCPGGESPDEVGERVDRLLARVHPLLDQGAVALIGHAHSLRVLAARWIGLPPSAGGLLRLDTGTLSLLGHEHARRVVLRWNHPPTPPAEIPPTTARH from the coding sequence ATGGGACAGATCACGCTCATCCGGCACGGCGCCACCGCCTGGAGCACCGCCGGCCGACACACCTCGTACACCGATCTGGAGCTGACCCCGGACGGTGAGCGACAGGCTCGCTCCCTGGGCCCCGCCCTCGCCGAGGAGCGGTTCGTCGCCGTGCTGGCCAGTCCCCGACTGCGAGCGGTGCACACCGCCCGACTGGCCGACCTGGGCATCACCGACACCGACGAGGACCTGGCGGAATGGAACTACGGCGACCACGAGGGACGGACCACCGCCGACATCCACCAGGAACATCCCGGATGGAGCGTGTGGACCGACGGCTGCCCGGGCGGCGAATCCCCCGACGAGGTAGGCGAACGCGTCGACCGCCTGCTCGCCCGGGTGCACCCCCTCCTCGATCAGGGTGCAGTGGCCCTGATCGGACACGCCCACTCGCTGCGGGTGCTGGCCGCCCGGTGGATCGGGCTACCCCCCTCGGCCGGCGGACTGCTGCGGTTGGACACCGGCACCCTCAGCCTGCTCGGCCACGAACACGCCCGCCGGGTCGTCCTGCGCTGGAACCACCCGCCCACCCCACCGGCCGAGATACCCCCCACCACCGCCCGGCACTGA
- a CDS encoding CDP-glycerol glycerophosphotransferase family protein, producing MSAKSGLRGWLAGRLPTLAAEVAAVVALLLAAVADSPLWALPPALIAVGLLGYTWRNAVSGGSAASGSTMITRLLLLACAYLLGVVHSGAGIVLALGVGGAALAVLAESAVTATSRSVYPVSANLRGSGLRPNLRPNTSRAVLVNGAAVVVALGCGFLGTLEVVSLVVSAAALALVAFTGWQAVTRVRARHASETRLTAALTAYEPAFLLHWEAPAGTAYQVGMWLPYLERLGKKFFVLVRSEANFNEVVRLTTAPVVLRAGLTQIDDVIVPSLRAAFYVNTATKNNHLVRYTNLTHIQLNHGDSDKVPSHNPVFRMYDRNFVAGQAAIDRFAANGVSMPAEMFRIVGRPQVENVAIAAAPIASLTAPRVLYAPTWAGFYADSNYSSLLVGYDIVKALIARGCSIVFRPHPYTIRSAALTQESERIKALLAEDARTSGRKHLFGAQAESKMSVVDCFNASDAMVSDVSSVVADYLYSEKPFAMVAVSAPADRFTDAFPLARAAYVIDAHTGRVSGLDLVLDDLLGSDPLAATRHDLKKYYLGDIPAEGYAQHFLDEANSYL from the coding sequence GTGAGCGCCAAGTCCGGCTTGCGGGGGTGGTTGGCGGGTCGACTGCCCACCCTGGCCGCCGAGGTGGCGGCGGTGGTCGCTCTGCTGTTGGCGGCGGTGGCGGACTCCCCGCTGTGGGCCCTGCCCCCGGCCCTGATCGCGGTCGGTCTGCTCGGCTACACCTGGCGCAACGCCGTCAGTGGCGGCTCGGCGGCCTCCGGTTCGACCATGATCACCCGGCTGCTCCTGTTGGCCTGCGCCTACCTGCTCGGGGTGGTGCACTCCGGGGCCGGCATCGTCCTGGCCCTGGGGGTCGGCGGGGCCGCTCTGGCTGTGCTGGCCGAGTCTGCGGTGACGGCCACCTCCCGGTCGGTCTACCCGGTGTCGGCCAATCTGCGCGGCAGTGGCCTACGGCCCAATCTGCGCCCCAACACCAGCCGGGCGGTGCTGGTCAACGGCGCCGCCGTGGTGGTGGCCCTGGGCTGCGGGTTCCTCGGCACCCTGGAGGTCGTCTCCCTGGTGGTGTCGGCCGCCGCGCTGGCCCTGGTCGCGTTCACCGGCTGGCAGGCGGTGACCCGGGTACGGGCCCGGCACGCCAGTGAGACGAGGCTGACCGCCGCGCTGACCGCCTACGAACCGGCCTTCCTGCTGCACTGGGAGGCACCGGCCGGCACCGCGTACCAGGTCGGCATGTGGCTGCCGTACCTGGAGCGCCTGGGCAAGAAGTTCTTCGTGCTGGTGCGTTCCGAGGCCAACTTCAACGAGGTGGTGCGGCTGACCACGGCGCCGGTGGTGCTGCGGGCCGGGCTGACCCAGATCGACGACGTGATCGTGCCGTCGCTGCGGGCGGCCTTCTACGTCAACACGGCGACGAAGAACAACCACCTCGTGCGGTACACCAACCTGACGCACATCCAGCTCAACCACGGTGACAGCGACAAGGTGCCGAGCCACAACCCGGTCTTCCGGATGTACGACCGGAACTTCGTAGCCGGTCAGGCCGCCATCGACCGGTTCGCGGCCAACGGGGTGAGCATGCCGGCGGAGATGTTCCGCATCGTCGGGCGTCCGCAGGTGGAGAATGTCGCCATCGCCGCGGCCCCGATCGCCTCGCTGACCGCGCCCCGGGTGCTGTACGCCCCCACCTGGGCCGGCTTCTACGCCGACTCGAACTACTCCTCCCTGCTGGTGGGCTACGACATCGTCAAGGCCCTGATCGCCCGGGGATGCAGCATCGTGTTCCGGCCGCACCCGTACACCATTCGCTCGGCGGCCCTGACCCAGGAGTCGGAGCGGATCAAGGCGCTGCTGGCCGAGGACGCGCGGACCAGTGGCCGCAAGCATCTGTTCGGCGCGCAGGCCGAGTCGAAGATGTCCGTGGTGGACTGTTTCAACGCCTCGGACGCGATGGTGTCGGACGTGTCCAGTGTGGTGGCGGACTACCTGTACTCGGAGAAGCCGTTCGCCATGGTCGCGGTGTCGGCGCCGGCCGACCGGTTCACGGACGCCTTCCCGCTGGCCCGGGCGGCGTACGTGATCGACGCCCACACCGGCCGGGTGTCCGGTCTGGACCTGGTGCTCGACGACCTGCTCGGCAGTGACCCCCTGGCGGCCACCCGCCACGACCTGAAGAAGTACTACCTGGGGGACATCCCCGCCGAGGGGTACGCCCAGCACTTCCTCGACGAGGCCAACAGCTACCTCTGA
- a CDS encoding polysaccharide pyruvyl transferase family protein → MTRILVRAGKHPATVLSHEQSLATSRLGVFGSNSGNMLFYSAVFRALSVPGAELVANSYVHERPVHLGRYIERTNEEFDRFVLPMANSYRDTFLPHLERLAKVIEKLTIPVTVVGIGAQLPYGTEFDSLPDEYKRIVTRFTRAVLDRSASIGVRGEYTARMLKYLGFGDEHVRVIGCPSMFGNGPLGPLVRKVGHLRYDSPLAISYTPKVKGVDRLVEANTNRYPNSVIVPQQHHRLALMLWGENPAKVGNKRMPIHTEHPLYVNDRMRFFVDASTWVEFMAEQHFAFGTRIHGNVAAVLAGTPAVVLAHDSRTVELAEYHGIPYRLYADLPPDVDAQRLYEEADFDAFLPRQVPTFETYLRFLEHNDLEHVFAPGKENPDYDKALAAAKFPGPVHTLMASDEVGRRQIMSRLRWLRQGHEGDLARPAYDFEPPFREPRGYKSLEERVTQLEKELKVQQNFLASWRGRVSRVLRMNGTSTGARR, encoded by the coding sequence ATGACGCGCATCCTCGTCCGCGCCGGCAAACATCCGGCCACGGTGCTGTCCCACGAGCAGAGCCTGGCCACCTCCCGGCTCGGGGTGTTCGGCTCCAACTCCGGCAACATGCTCTTCTACAGCGCGGTCTTCCGGGCCCTCAGCGTGCCCGGCGCCGAACTGGTCGCCAACTCGTACGTGCACGAGCGTCCGGTGCATCTGGGCCGGTACATCGAGCGGACGAACGAGGAGTTCGACCGGTTCGTGCTGCCGATGGCCAACTCCTACCGGGACACCTTCCTGCCGCACCTGGAACGGCTGGCCAAGGTCATCGAGAAGCTCACCATTCCGGTCACGGTGGTCGGCATCGGCGCCCAGCTGCCGTACGGCACCGAGTTCGACTCCCTGCCCGACGAGTACAAGCGAATCGTCACCCGGTTCACCCGGGCCGTGCTGGACCGCTCCGCCTCGATCGGGGTACGCGGCGAGTACACCGCCCGGATGCTGAAGTACCTGGGCTTCGGGGACGAGCACGTGCGGGTGATCGGCTGCCCGTCGATGTTCGGCAACGGGCCGCTGGGGCCCCTGGTGCGCAAGGTCGGGCACCTGCGCTACGACAGCCCGCTGGCCATCTCGTACACCCCCAAGGTCAAGGGGGTGGACCGGCTGGTCGAGGCGAACACCAACCGCTACCCGAACAGCGTCATCGTGCCGCAGCAGCATCACCGGCTGGCCCTCATGCTCTGGGGCGAGAACCCGGCCAAGGTCGGCAACAAGCGGATGCCGATCCACACCGAGCACCCGCTGTACGTCAACGACCGGATGCGGTTCTTCGTGGACGCCTCGACCTGGGTCGAGTTCATGGCCGAGCAGCACTTCGCCTTCGGCACCCGCATCCACGGCAATGTCGCCGCCGTACTGGCCGGCACGCCGGCGGTGGTGCTGGCCCACGACTCCCGTACGGTCGAACTGGCCGAGTACCACGGCATCCCGTACCGCCTCTACGCCGACCTGCCGCCGGACGTCGACGCCCAGCGGCTGTACGAGGAAGCCGACTTCGACGCCTTCCTGCCCCGCCAGGTGCCGACCTTCGAGACCTACCTGCGGTTCCTGGAGCACAACGACCTGGAGCACGTGTTCGCGCCGGGCAAGGAGAACCCCGACTACGACAAGGCCCTGGCCGCCGCCAAGTTCCCCGGCCCGGTGCACACCCTGATGGCCTCGGACGAGGTCGGACGCCGTCAGATCATGTCGCGCCTGCGGTGGCTGCGGCAGGGCCACGAGGGTGACCTGGCCCGGCCTGCCTATGACTTCGAACCCCCCTTCCGCGAGCCCCGCGGATACAAGTCACTCGAGGAGCGGGTAACCCAGTTGGAGAAGGAACTCAAGGTTCAGCAGAACTTCCTGGCGTCCTGGCGTGGCCGGGTCAGCCGGGTGCTGCGGATGAACGGCACGTCGACGGGCGCCCGGCGGTGA
- a CDS encoding Lrp/AsnC family transcriptional regulator, with amino-acid sequence MEEIDRAIVAALTADGRLSYTDLAERVGLSVSAVHQRVRRLEQRGVIKGYAARVSFEALDLPLTAFVAIRPFDPSQPDDAPERLAHLPEIDSCYSVAGEDFYLLLVRVAGPGDLERVLQEIRTSANVTTRTTVVLSTPYEHRPPKAAQPIEQPRPRGVPAEPSGS; translated from the coding sequence GTGGAGGAGATCGATCGGGCCATCGTCGCGGCGTTGACCGCGGACGGTCGGCTGTCGTACACGGACCTTGCGGAGCGGGTCGGCCTGTCGGTCTCGGCCGTGCACCAGCGGGTCCGTCGGCTGGAGCAGCGCGGGGTCATCAAGGGGTACGCGGCCCGGGTCTCCTTCGAGGCCCTGGACCTGCCGCTGACCGCCTTCGTGGCGATCCGGCCCTTCGATCCCTCGCAGCCGGACGACGCCCCGGAACGGCTGGCCCACCTGCCGGAGATCGACTCCTGCTACTCGGTGGCCGGTGAGGACTTCTACCTGCTGCTGGTGCGGGTGGCCGGGCCGGGGGACCTGGAACGGGTGCTCCAGGAGATCAGGACTTCGGCCAATGTGACGACCAGGACGACAGTGGTGCTCTCCACCCCGTACGAGCACCGCCCGCCCAAGGCCGCCCAGCCGATCGAGCAACCCAGGCCGCGGGGCGTCCCCGCCGAGCCTTCCGGTTCCTAG
- a CDS encoding acyl-CoA dehydrogenase family protein, protein MTVERILPTDEAHDLLELATELADRELAPKAVEYEQRAEFPRETLRTLGRAGLLGLPYPEEYGGAAQPYEVYLQVLEILAGRWLAAAEAVSVHTLSCYPVAAFGTEAQRELLPDMIGGELLGAYCLSEPQGGSDAAALTTRAVRDGEEYVVTGTKAWITHAHTADFYNIFCRTGGPGPKGISCLLADRGTPGIAPQAAERTMGLRSSPVAQLVFDEARVPAERLIGGEGKGFTIAMAALDSGRLGIAACAVGLAQAALDYAVQYARERRQFGRAIIDFQGLGFILADLATQISAARALMLAAARLRDAGRPYSVEAAKAKLFASDVAMRVTTEAVQVLGGAGYVADHPVERYFREAKVLQIVEGTNQIQRMVISRALAKG, encoded by the coding sequence ATGACCGTCGAGCGGATCCTGCCCACCGACGAGGCCCACGACCTGCTGGAGTTGGCCACCGAACTCGCCGACCGGGAACTCGCCCCCAAGGCGGTCGAGTACGAGCAGCGCGCCGAGTTCCCCCGGGAGACCCTGCGCACCCTGGGCCGGGCCGGCCTGCTGGGGCTGCCCTACCCCGAGGAGTACGGGGGTGCCGCCCAGCCCTACGAGGTGTACCTGCAGGTGCTGGAGATCCTGGCCGGGCGCTGGCTGGCCGCCGCCGAGGCGGTCAGCGTGCACACCCTGTCCTGCTACCCGGTCGCCGCCTTCGGCACCGAGGCCCAGCGGGAGCTGCTGCCGGACATGATCGGCGGGGAGCTGCTGGGCGCGTACTGCCTCTCCGAGCCCCAGGGGGGTTCGGACGCCGCGGCCCTGACCACCAGGGCGGTCCGCGACGGCGAGGAGTACGTCGTCACCGGCACCAAGGCCTGGATCACCCACGCCCACACGGCCGACTTCTACAACATCTTCTGCCGCACCGGCGGCCCCGGCCCGAAGGGCATCTCCTGTCTGCTGGCCGACCGGGGCACCCCCGGCATCGCCCCGCAGGCCGCCGAACGCACCATGGGGCTGCGCTCCTCCCCGGTGGCGCAACTGGTCTTCGACGAGGCCCGGGTGCCGGCCGAGCGGCTGATCGGCGGCGAGGGCAAGGGCTTCACCATCGCCATGGCCGCGCTGGACTCCGGTCGGCTCGGCATCGCCGCCTGCGCGGTGGGGCTGGCCCAGGCGGCGCTGGACTACGCGGTGCAGTACGCCCGGGAGCGCCGGCAGTTCGGGCGGGCGATCATCGACTTCCAGGGCCTCGGCTTCATCCTGGCCGACCTGGCCACCCAGATCTCCGCCGCCCGGGCGTTGATGTTGGCCGCGGCCCGGCTGCGCGACGCCGGCCGGCCGTACTCGGTGGAGGCGGCCAAGGCGAAGCTGTTCGCCTCCGACGTGGCGATGCGGGTGACCACCGAGGCCGTGCAGGTGCTCGGCGGGGCCGGCTATGTGGCCGACCACCCGGTGGAGCGTTACTTCCGGGAGGCGAAGGTGTTGCAGATCGTCGAGGGCACCAACCAGATTCAGCGGATGGTGATCTCCCGGGCCCTGGCCAAGGGGTGA
- a CDS encoding M24 family metallopeptidase, producing the protein MGIDELYPPQRLVAAQRAIATAGLDALLLSPGSDLRYLTGYDAHAGERLTLLVLPAEGEPTLIVPTLERPAAEASPAPATGVRIIDHTDGTDPYPLVTAALGGSVEAVGLADRMWAEQVLALRAALPGARQRLASEVLRELRIVKSPAEVAALAEAGAAIDSVHERMGEWLRPGRTEVEVAADIAAAIRAAGHVTVDFVIVAAGPNGASPHHGTSDRPIGAGEPVVVDIGGTMPSGYRSDCTRTFVAGGRPPAEFVDYYTVLRDAQQAAVAAVRPGVSAEAVDTAAREPITAAGYGEAFLHRTGHGIGLDGHEEPYLVAGNDRPLAAGMAFSVEPGIYLAGRHGARIEDIVVCTPEGVRRLNTTTTELIEL; encoded by the coding sequence GTGGGAATCGACGAACTGTACCCGCCGCAGCGGCTGGTAGCCGCGCAGCGCGCCATCGCCACCGCCGGCCTGGACGCCCTGCTGCTCAGCCCCGGCTCCGACCTGCGCTACCTCACCGGGTACGACGCGCACGCCGGCGAGCGGCTGACCCTGCTGGTGCTGCCCGCCGAGGGTGAGCCGACCCTGATCGTGCCTACTCTGGAACGACCGGCGGCCGAGGCCTCCCCGGCACCGGCCACCGGGGTACGCATCATCGACCACACCGACGGCACCGACCCGTACCCGCTGGTGACCGCGGCCCTGGGCGGGTCGGTCGAGGCGGTGGGACTGGCCGACCGGATGTGGGCCGAGCAGGTCCTGGCCCTGCGTGCCGCGTTGCCCGGTGCCCGTCAGCGGCTGGCCTCCGAGGTGCTGCGGGAGTTGCGGATCGTCAAGTCACCGGCGGAGGTGGCCGCATTGGCCGAGGCCGGTGCGGCCATCGACTCGGTGCACGAGCGGATGGGCGAGTGGCTGCGGCCGGGGCGTACCGAGGTGGAGGTGGCCGCGGACATCGCCGCGGCGATCCGGGCCGCCGGGCACGTCACGGTCGACTTCGTCATCGTCGCCGCCGGGCCGAACGGGGCCAGCCCGCACCACGGCACCAGTGACCGGCCGATCGGGGCGGGGGAGCCGGTGGTGGTGGACATCGGCGGCACCATGCCCTCCGGTTACCGCTCCGACTGCACCCGCACCTTCGTGGCCGGTGGCCGCCCACCGGCGGAGTTCGTCGACTACTACACCGTGCTGCGGGACGCCCAGCAGGCCGCCGTGGCGGCCGTCCGGCCGGGGGTGAGCGCCGAGGCGGTCGACACGGCCGCCCGCGAGCCGATCACCGCCGCCGGGTACGGCGAGGCCTTCCTGCACCGCACCGGCCACGGCATCGGCCTGGACGGTCACGAGGAGCCCTACCTGGTGGCCGGCAACGACCGTCCGCTGGCCGCCGGGATGGCCTTCTCGGTGGAACCGGGGATCTACCTGGCCGGGCGGCACGGGGCCCGGATCGAGGACATCGTGGTCTGCACCCCCGAGGGCGTACGCCGACTGAACACCACCACCACGGAGCTGATCGAGCTATGA